In the genome of Campylobacter helveticus, the window TATCAAAGCTTGTGGTTTGAGTGTCGTTTGAAAGCGTGATGAAGCTATTTTCAACCTGAAGTTTTTTAGCATTGTGAGAACGCATATATTCTTCAAGTATAGCCTTTTTCTCATCAAGCTCAAGTTCTAGCTCTTTTTTCTTAGTATTTAGCTCTATTAAGCTTTGTGCTATACTTAAAAGCTCTCCACTTAGCTCACTTGCTCCCTTAAGCATTAAAGGGCAAGTTGCTTTGTGAGAACAAACTCCACAAAAAAGTTGAATTTCAGCTTCAGGCTCCACCTTACTTTGTAAAGCAAGAGAAAGCTTTTTAGCCTTTTCAAACGCTATTTGTGTTAAAGCTTCGTTTCTTTCGATTTCAAAGCTTTTAAACCAACCTGTATTGACATTGATAGCCACAACATAAGCTCTTATATTTTTGCTCTTGCTTTTAGCTAACATTGCCATTTGATACTGCACCTGCAAATTCCAACTTAAATAAGGCTCATCAACCTTAGTGCTAACACTCTTTGCTTCTACGATAATGATTTCATTTTTAGTTTCTAAAGTAAAATCAATGTGAGCTTTAAGCGTAACACCCTCGTATGATGAGCTAAGTTCTAACTGAGAAATGGGATTTAATCCATCAAGCATAGCTTTAACAATGCCCTCAGCCACATGTCCTCTTTGAAAACGAATCAGCGTAGCTAAATCGTAATCGTTTTCGCTTGTCTTATCTAAGTAGGTTTTTCTTAAACAACTTGAAATGTCTGATGAGCCTACATAAGAAGCTCTATCACCTAAATCTTGCAAACTTGCCTTTTTTAAAGCTTTTGGCAAATTCTTTGCTACAAATTCATCAAATTTATTTTTTTCCATAGTTTTTCCTTTTTCATTTACTTTTAACGCAAGGCAAAGCCTCGCTAAAGTAACAAACGCTAAAGGCAACCCGACCCTTTGCTAACGCAAAGCCCCGTTTAACCTTTAAGTTGTTAAAAAAGGAATACAAGCGTTTCTAAGTAGTATAAATAGAAGTATCCCAAGTGGGATAGCTTGTATCCCAACTTAGGATTGAAGTAATTAACGCTTAAGCGTTCTTTTTTATCGCATAGGCTATGCCAACGCAATTAATTGCAATTAGCACAAACGATACAATGGAAACAACTAAAGTGTATGTATCCATATAGTCTCCTTTAAGGATTATTTCCTACTTATCATTACGCTACATAAGATTGAAGTAAGAATAATCAATGCACTCTCCGCCATTATGATGAAAGTAGAACTTTCACCACTTGTTTGAAAGCTATATAAGGCATTGACAAAGAGTCCTAAGCCTATAGCCTCTGCAAAGCGTGCAACAACAGTAAAAATTGATTTCATTTGATTTCCTCCCTATTCTATCATAAAATCAAAAATAAGGAATAGAAATCCCCGAGCGGGAAAGTTCTATTCCCAACTCGGGTTAAAATTAAAGTTTAAGCAACTTGCTTGTTAAGAAAAGGCAAGATGAACTCACAAAGCTCTTCTAAGCTATTTGCAAAGTAAGATTCATAAAATCCATTGCCTTCTATGTTAGCTTCATATTGAGAACCATTAATGTAATTTGTAAAACTACCAAG includes:
- a CDS encoding PD-(D/E)XK nuclease family protein, with protein sequence MEKNKFDEFVAKNLPKALKKASLQDLGDRASYVGSSDISSCLRKTYLDKTSENDYDLATLIRFQRGHVAEGIVKAMLDGLNPISQLELSSSYEGVTLKAHIDFTLETKNEIIIVEAKSVSTKVDEPYLSWNLQVQYQMAMLAKSKSKNIRAYVVAINVNTGWFKSFEIERNEALTQIAFEKAKKLSLALQSKVEPEAEIQLFCGVCSHKATCPLMLKGASELSGELLSIAQSLIELNTKKKELELELDEKKAILEEYMRSHNAKKLQVENSFITLSNDTQTTSFDTKALQKDNPSLYEELFEKYQKTSQRKGYISIK